TCCCTCGATTGGTTGTGGAATATTTTCTAAATCGATCATATAGTCTCCGAAACGTTTTATATGCCTAGTCAGATAAGGGCTAAGCATGACAATATCTTCTTTTGAAAATACATAGCCTTCTTTAGAAAGTTCCCACAAAATAAGTGTTATATCACATACATTTTGGAATATTACTGCGTTGGCAACTAAATCATTATATTTAATTCGCTTTTCTTGTTCTTCTGGATCATTTTCTGAAATGATCCCATCGCCACCAAAAAATAGCCATTTGGAAAAGCCGTTATATGCTTCGACTTTGTTTGTACTAGCACCAATTTGCTCTCTTAGTTTTATATCAGAAATATATTTAAGCAAAAATACAGTTCTTACAATCCTTCCTAATTCCCTAAAAGCTTGATATAATCGGTTTTTTCTACTATAGTTACTTAGTTTTCTAAGTAGTGTAGAGGGTAATATTTTACCAGCTTTTATAGAAAGAACCACTTGGAGCAGATCTTGCCAGTGTGTTTCAATTAGGTCCCAGTCAACGGTATCACTAAACAACTGATCAATGTGGTGATATTTTGTGTCCTTATCAGCCCTGTAAAATTTTAAATCCTTCCAATTTCGAATACGAGGCATTAAATTAATCCCCAATAAATGTGCAAGTGCAAAAACAGGCGTTGATTGACCTTGCGTATCAGCATGTAACGTATCGGGCTGAATGTCTGATTTATTTTTCAGCAAACCATCAATAATATAAACTGCTTCCCAAACTCCACATGGAATGAAGTGACTAAAGAGTGCAATATAAGTATCTGAAACATGATGATATGCAATCCCCCCATAACCTCCGTATCGAATGTGGTATTCAGAGATTAAGTTTTCTTCGTAGAGATCAAATTTTGTTCCATCTGCAGCAGCCGTTTTTCCATCACCCCATAGTCTAGGCAAACTAAATTGATTGTATTGATTTAAAATATTACGAATAGCTTCGTCTATTTTAGATGCATTAATATGTCGCCGATTTACAAATGAAATCATGTGTGGGGTTACTGCTTTTTTCATGTGCTTAGAAGTCTGTGTTGGTCCTAAATTACATCCGTATCCAAAAGAAGTAATGATATAACGTTCCATTGCATTTTCAAGCTTAGGATCTGAACCAGATAATGGTCCAAAATGCCGTGTCCAATTTGTCCAATGTTCTACATTACAAAGAATATCTAAGACATTTCGTTCAGGTAACCGTTGAGAAATAACTACCTCTAACGCCTTACTTGTCTGAGGTTGTTCTTTTCTCATTATTTTTCTCAACGTTGGTTCTCCATTTTCATTAATGATTACCTGGCCGTTATCAGGGTAGTTTAAATCTACTTTTTGTGCAGTATCTCCTAGCCAGAGCTTTAATTGTTGAACAAAATCCCCTGAATTTGAAGAAAAGCCAAGTTCCTTACAGTATTCATCTACCATAGGTTTACACTCATCCCAAGAAAGGAGCTGTTCACGGTAATCAGCAAAATTCTCTGATCCTTTTACACAAAGGTCTCCCGTTTTTAAATCGCTTGCAAGATAGGAAAAAATACAGATTTCAAGGTGTTTACGATGGATTAAGTTATTTTCTTTAGGTACATAAATCGTTTTTTTCCACTGTTCACTAGCAAATGAAAGATCCAAATCTATTTGTAGATTTTCAATTTTTCGGTTCTCATTATCACGTAAAAATTGTAAAGCTTCTAAAAGTGATTGATCCTGTGTGGTTGAATTAATTTCAATCATACTAATCAATCTAAAAAGAGTTTTCCTGTGGCTTTTATAGAACTTCCATAAAAGAGGAAGGTAGTTATTGCCATTATATGATGAAATTGATTCACAATCTTCTTTTAATGCGTCGATACCACCTCTTCTCCCTAATAACTCCCTTATTTTCTGACCAGTCAAGGTATCGTTCTCATTTATACTTGTGGCATTTAAGACTTCCGCCAAAACAGATATAAGATTTTCAGTTTTTGATCTATGTTTTTCTCGAAGAAGTTCTAGCTCCTCTTTGCCTTTGTTATGTATTGTTCTGACTCTTTTGAGAAACATCTCTACCAAACTATCTATAGCTGAAATTTTTGAGCGATAAATCATACAAAGTAGCAGCATATATCTTTTAGCTAAATTAAAGTCTTTTAATTCTGATGCATCAAGCGCTTTTGCTTCTAAAGCGAAGTGTTTAATTTTTAAATTTGGAATATCCTCTAGTAAGCTATCAATTTCTTCTATAAAATCAGTTAACAGAAGTAACCTATTTTGTATTTCTTTCATATGCGAAAGTGTTGCGCTTTTTGGAATTTCTTTTAATAAGTTATATTCAGAAGTCCGATTATCATTTTTAGTAACTAGTAATTGATCTAATTTTCGCTCAATTTCAGGAGTCAATTTTGAAAATACTGAATTAAATAACTGGTGATTCACTAATGTTCTTATACGACGAGCCAATCGATCTAATGTACTAAAAGCAGGTAATTCACACCTTTCTTTTATTAATATTTCAATGGATACGTTGATAAGATCGGCTGGATTGTCCATTACCTGTGTAGCCTTATAAATTGAAGTAGTTGCAATATGTAAGGCTTCTTTTCCATAAGGACGTACATTGAGGTAATCTCTAATTGCTTTTTGATGTCGGTAAATTGATTTACTATTGTAATTCGGTTCAACACTAGCAGAGAGATTCAAACAGGTCCGAATATGAATCATGATCTCTACAGGAATATCTTTCGGTCGAGGAAAGTAACCAAGTCGTTGGAAAGACTTTAACATAACTAATAGACTTAGAACTGAAACAGGTCCTCTAGCAACTTTATGCGCAAATTGGTTTTCTTCAGGTGTAGGGGAGTAAACATCACGAAGTTCTTTTGAAGTAGGACGTTTTTTAAATCTTGGATAAGCCGTACGTTCTATAGATGCCAAATTACCAACTCCATTCAAATTAAGTTGGGGGTGGTGACAGAGTAGCTGCCCTAGTCCGTCACATAATTCCCTAAAAATATAAGAGATTATTAATTTGCTTCTACTAGTTTTCTTTTATTAATCGCTCGATATAATGATCCCTGTGAAAGTCCTGTACCTTCTACAATTTCTTTTACCGAGTATTCTTTACTGTCATACATCCTCAAGGCTATTTCAATTTTCCCTTGATCCACTTTAGGCCTTCCTAGTTTTTTTCCTCTTCTTTTACTCGCTTCTAACCCTTCTTTAACTCTTTCTACAATTAAATTTCTTTCTAACTCTGCGATGACACACATCATTTGAAACATGGCTTTTCCCGTTGATGTTCTTGTATCCATGTTCTCCTTAATAGAAACGAACTTTACACCAGTATCCTCGAATTGCTGAATAATAGAAAGAATATCAAGTGTTTTTCTCCCTAAGCGTGAAATACTTTCTACTACAACGGTATCACCTTTCCTTATTACATCTAGCAATGAGTTAAGTCCATCTCTATCCTTTGTAGTCCCAGTAAATTTCTCTTGAACCATTTTTTCACAGCCGTACTCAGAAAGTAATATAATTTGTCGGTCTAAATTTTGGTCAACTGTCGAAACTCGAGCATAACCGATTATCATAAAGAAGCCTCCTGCACAATTTAATAATCTAATTGTACAAGAGACATCATTTTTGTAAAAGTATTTGGTAAAACTTTTGGTAATTATTTTTGGTAACCTATAAAATTAGTAAAATCAAGCATCAGTATTTCTCATAAATATTGTTACAAAAAATATGGTTTTTGGTAACAATCTTTTTATTAATACAAAACCAATCAGATATAATTATTTTGATAAACGCTCCATGAGAGTAGCTTTTTCTGCTTCAAAACCAGGTTTGTCAAGTAAAGCAAACATATTCTTCTTGTATGCTTCGACTCCAGGCTGGTCAAATGGGTTAACTCCTAATAGATGGCCACTAATCCCACATGCCTTCTCAAAAAAGTAAACCATCTCACCGTAAGTGTATTCATTCATTTCATCCAGTTCAATCACGAGATTAGGTACTTCTCCATCTATATGGGCCATAAGGGTACCCTGAAATGCACTTTTGTTGACTTCATCCATCGTCTTACCTGCCAGGAAGTTTAATCCATCAATATTTTCTGGATCCTCCTGAATAGTCACTTCAATTCGAGGTTTCTTAATCTGTAAAACCGTTTCTAAAAGGTTTCGTCGACCTTCTTGTACATATTGCCCCATGGAATGCAAATCCGTTGAAAAATCAACGGAAGCAGGGAATAGCCCCTTTTGATCTTTTCCTTCACTTTCCCCAAACAGCTGCTTCCACCATTCCGATACGTAGTGAAGGGAGGGCTCATAGTTAACAAGCACTTCAATTGCTTTTCCCTTATTGTAGAGTACATTTCGGACCGCAGCATACTGATAGCTCTCATTTGTCAATAAATCAGGATTGTTGTATTTACGGGCTGCTGCTGCTGCCCCTTCCATCATATGATCAATATCAAGTCCTGCTACGGCAATTGGTAAGAGACCAACTGCTGTTAGCACAGAATACCTTCCACCTACATCATCCGGAATAACAAACGTTTCATATCCTTCTTTGTCCGCGAGCTTTTTTAATACGCCTTTTTCCTGATCAGTAGTGGCAAAAATACGTTTTCTCGCCTCTTCTTTTCCGTATTTTTTCTCCATATAGTCACGAAAAATACGGAAAGCAAGGGCTGGCTCTGTCGTTGTTCCTGATTTGGAAATGACGTTAACAGAGATATCTTTCCCCTCTAATAGTTCAAATAAATGAGATATATAAGTAGAACTGATATTGTGACCGGCAAAATACACTTTTGTCTTATCGTTCATTTGGTTATGAAAGCTATGGGACAAAGCTTCTATAGCTGATCTTGCACCCAAATACGAACCACCAATACCAATTACAACCATTGCGTCTGAATGTTTCTTGATTCTTTCAGCAGCTTGTTTAATTCTTTCAAATTCACTCTTATCATAGTTTAGTGGCAAATCGACCCAACCAAGATAATCAGAGCCGGGGCCTGTTTTTTCATGTAGCATTTTATGAGCCACTTTTACAAATTCACTTAGATTATCTACTTCACTCTTTTTCATAAATGCTAATGCATTGGAGTAATCAAACGAAATAGTCATACATTACTTCCCCTTTCAATCAAATTTAGCTTAGCTGCTTCAATCGGAGATCCTTCTCCGTAAAAAAGATCTCTCGGCATAGTAAAACGTTTCATGTTAGTGCATTCTCCTTTTCTACAGTATATAAGGGAAGTTTTTAAAAACACATTTAAACTCCCCCTTTTCAATTTTGAAAAATCCTTAGTGGGACCGTGTAATTATCAATAGCGTACATTAAAAGACAGTTAGTATTAAGAAAACTCAATGGTCCCTCTCTACATCGGCACTTAGTATGTCTTCTGTTTTGATTTCAAGTAATATTTCCAAGAATCTTATCGTTCCTAATACTTTTCGAGTGTCTCCCTCATTTTGAACATTCTCCATTTTCTTTTGTTGGATCAGTTCACTTATTACTTGCTTGAAAGCATTGGTTTTTATAAGCCATTCTCCAACCAGTAGCTTAGTTGAGTCTCTCTCGTGTTCGGTTTTGACAGCAAATAAACTTTCGGTATCTGTCTCTCTTAACGTGATTGAATTAAAATCTTCGCTCATTTGAATCCGAAAATAATTCCTTTCACTATCATAATATTTTCCGTCCCTTAGAAGAAAATACTCTATCCCTAATACTATTTCATAAAAGGGCTCATTATCTGATGGAGAATGGAGTTCTTTTACTTCGATATTCTTCACCATGTCTAAATAGGTTTCTAAACCATATTGTGTGTTAATGATTTTTGCATCCAATACGTTCATGATGTCACACCTCAATATTGTTTTATTTTTTTGGCTCTGTTAAACTTGTCTGTTGGCTCCAGGTGCTCGCTTTCCGCGGGCGAGCCGGGAGCCTCCTCGGCGCTGTGCGGCTGCGGGGTCTCCCTTGTCATGTTTTTCCCGCAGGACGTTGAATCATCATCCGTGAATAGGCACCGCACGAGAAAATGTGAATGCATTTTCGAGGAGTCTCGCTCCTTCCGCTTCAATCAACA
This genomic stretch from Metabacillus sp. B2-18 harbors:
- a CDS encoding Tn3 family transposase — protein: MASIERTAYPRFKKRPTSKELRDVYSPTPEENQFAHKVARGPVSVLSLLVMLKSFQRLGYFPRPKDIPVEIMIHIRTCLNLSASVEPNYNSKSIYRHQKAIRDYLNVRPYGKEALHIATTSIYKATQVMDNPADLINVSIEILIKERCELPAFSTLDRLARRIRTLVNHQLFNSVFSKLTPEIERKLDQLLVTKNDNRTSEYNLLKEIPKSATLSHMKEIQNRLLLLTDFIEEIDSLLEDIPNLKIKHFALEAKALDASELKDFNLAKRYMLLLCMIYRSKISAIDSLVEMFLKRVRTIHNKGKEELELLREKHRSKTENLISVLAEVLNATSINENDTLTGQKIRELLGRRGGIDALKEDCESISSYNGNNYLPLLWKFYKSHRKTLFRLISMIEINSTTQDQSLLEALQFLRDNENRKIENLQIDLDLSFASEQWKKTIYVPKENNLIHRKHLEICIFSYLASDLKTGDLCVKGSENFADYREQLLSWDECKPMVDEYCKELGFSSNSGDFVQQLKLWLGDTAQKVDLNYPDNGQVIINENGEPTLRKIMRKEQPQTSKALEVVISQRLPERNVLDILCNVEHWTNWTRHFGPLSGSDPKLENAMERYIITSFGYGCNLGPTQTSKHMKKAVTPHMISFVNRRHINASKIDEAIRNILNQYNQFSLPRLWGDGKTAAADGTKFDLYEENLISEYHIRYGGYGGIAYHHVSDTYIALFSHFIPCGVWEAVYIIDGLLKNKSDIQPDTLHADTQGQSTPVFALAHLLGINLMPRIRNWKDLKFYRADKDTKYHHIDQLFSDTVDWDLIETHWQDLLQVVLSIKAGKILPSTLLRKLSNYSRKNRLYQAFRELGRIVRTVFLLKYISDIKLREQIGASTNKVEAYNGFSKWLFFGGDGIISENDPEEQEKRIKYNDLVANAVIFQNVCDITLILWELSKEGYVFSKEDIVMLSPYLTRHIKRFGDYMIDLENIPQPIEGDIPV
- a CDS encoding recombinase family protein; this translates as MIIGYARVSTVDQNLDRQIILLSEYGCEKMVQEKFTGTTKDRDGLNSLLDVIRKGDTVVVESISRLGRKTLDILSIIQQFEDTGVKFVSIKENMDTRTSTGKAMFQMMCVIAELERNLIVERVKEGLEASKRRGKKLGRPKVDQGKIEIALRMYDSKEYSVKEIVEGTGLSQGSLYRAINKRKLVEAN
- a CDS encoding glucose-6-phosphate isomerase, whose product is MTISFDYSNALAFMKKSEVDNLSEFVKVAHKMLHEKTGPGSDYLGWVDLPLNYDKSEFERIKQAAERIKKHSDAMVVIGIGGSYLGARSAIEALSHSFHNQMNDKTKVYFAGHNISSTYISHLFELLEGKDISVNVISKSGTTTEPALAFRIFRDYMEKKYGKEEARKRIFATTDQEKGVLKKLADKEGYETFVIPDDVGGRYSVLTAVGLLPIAVAGLDIDHMMEGAAAAARKYNNPDLLTNESYQYAAVRNVLYNKGKAIEVLVNYEPSLHYVSEWWKQLFGESEGKDQKGLFPASVDFSTDLHSMGQYVQEGRRNLLETVLQIKKPRIEVTIQEDPENIDGLNFLAGKTMDEVNKSAFQGTLMAHIDGEVPNLVIELDEMNEYTYGEMVYFFEKACGISGHLLGVNPFDQPGVEAYKKNMFALLDKPGFEAEKATLMERLSK